The sequence below is a genomic window from Providencia rettgeri.
TAAATAAATACGTAATTAGAGAAGGAAACTCACCTGCAAAACTAAAAGAAAGGGCCAATTGTAAAATTAATATTGCTAATGGCGTATAGTCTCCTAATAATTCAATGGGTAACAGTGCCATCATTAATGTTGCCGTACCGGTTATCATACTTGTTAATACTAGAGCTGATTTTTCCCCTACCGTATCAGCATATCGGCCTATAACATACCCACCTAGTGGGCGGATTAAAAAACGTAATGCAAAAATCCCCCATACCATTTCCGTTGCTTGTGTATAACCTAAATTAGTTAATTCCGTACTTAAATAAGTGGATATAGCCGCAAACACAGCAATATCATAATACTTTAAAGCATTACCTGCGACGGCACCAAACATGAATCTCCATTTCATTATTTATCCCTTTTCTATTAAACAATTTCCTTGTAGAAAAATATTCTCATATTTAAGGATAACTCACCAAAGATTCCAAACACGCAAGAGTAATGCCATTTTCTTTTAAAGCCTGAAATAAACCACTAGGTGAAGTATAAGAGCAACCTAGTTTTTCTTTAATGCGTAGAATACGTTTATTTTCTGTCGCTTCCGAACAACCTTGAATATAACTAATTTCCTTTACTCGGCAATGTGATAATAATAAACGAATAGTTATCATTTCTTTACGGGTAAAACGAATGTTACCAAAACGCATATAATGATGAAAATCTAAAATATCTCGGTTATTATCTTCAATTTGTTGAGATAAGCTTATGTCCGCCCTAAGTGGTAAAATAATATTTTCATTATCTTTCCAGACATGCTGGGAGTAATCAGAAATAACAGCTCTTAATTTATAGAGCTCTAATAACTCATTAGATGAGAATTTCTTTCTTGAATTTATTGATGTAATTTCATATACACCGCCATATTGAGTACAAAAATCCACTTTCATTTCTTTCTTATCTGTTTTAGATAATGTTTTTTGAAATTCGGCAGAGTAATTATTCCAATATTGAATACCAGGGATTAATCGCTCCTTTACTTTCTTATCTAAATCATCATCCCAAACCATAATAACCCAATTATAATTACTAGAAATAGTCCTTACAGAATGATTAATCAAATCTACTCTACTATAAGTAACATCTATATCATTCCAATCGAAGTACTTTAAAAACTTATCACCAAAACCAGAACAAGAAAGTTCTAGGTGTTTATTTTCTATATTCATATGTCACCCTTACATTTAAATAGTTAATAACCTTTGTTTTTTACTCAATAACAATGAAACAAATAGAGTTAACGAACTCAACGAAACAAAAACACCAACCAAGGAAACATCAATGAGGACTAAATAATTGATAATTAAAGGCGTTACCCCTCCTATAATCGTCGATGCAAGATTGTATCCCATACTTAAGGTTGTAACTTGTCCATTGGCGGGTTTTGCCACAGCATAATTCCAATTACATAAAACCATCGCTGAAATAATAATAATTGACGATTGAGAGATAAGTACTAATGATAAAACCTTAGTCGACATTAGGTAATAAATAGGAATTGATAGTATGGCAGCAAGCTTTACCCCTAAGTTAAAAACCCGTTCAGCGTAACTGTATTTATCGGTTAGCCAACCAACTATTGCCATTAAAAGCAATAATAACGTTGATGATATCATTGAATATATGCTTTTAAATTCTTCGAGTTCTAACTCTTTAAGTAAAAATGAAGATGAAAAATTTAAGGTATAAAAAATAACCGACCCAGGAATAACAACCAGTAAAATATTAAATACCTTAAGCCAATCTATTTTTTGGCGCCCATCATACTCAATGGGTTGGTCTGGTAAGCGATAGCGAAACCAAAAACAGATCAGTATATTACCTAGACCTAATAGTAGTGGTATCCGCCACCCCACCCTTTGCATGGTTTCAGGGTCTAATATATTTTCGAGAATGAACACGACCCCTAGTGAGCCAATAACACCAACAACCGCACTTCCGGTTAACAACGCAGAAATTCTACCTCGTTCTTGGGGTTTAGAGTCTTTATATAAATAGGTAGACAGTGATGGGCTTTCACCCGCATAACTAAAAGATAACAACATTTGAAGAAATAAGATGGCTAAAGGCGTATATACCCCTAAGAGTTCAATAGGCAGAAATGCCATACATAATGTTGCACTACCGGTAAGAATACTGACCAAAATCATGGCCGGTTTTTTACCGACTTTATCTGCATAACGGCCAATCACATACCCACCTAGTGGCCGTATAAGAAAACGTAAAGCAAAAATACCCCACACCAGCTCCGTTGCTTGCTGATAACCTAAGCGAGTTAATTCTGCACTTAAATATGATGAAATCGCAGCAAAAATTGCAAAATCATAAAACTCAAGAGAATTCCCAACCACAGCGCCAAAACGTAATTTCCATTTCATAAAATGATCCCATATCCCTATAGAAAACCAATAGTTAAATTAATTAATAGGCATTAATTTTTCTAAGCTTGCTAATGTAATCCCATGATCTTTCATTACCGAAAAACATTCCTTTTGAGATGCCATTTCACAGTTTAATTTTTTTTTGATATTGTTAACCCTTATATATTCGTCCTCCTCCGAACAGCCTTGAATACGGCTAATTTCATTTATATTTCGGTGGGAAAGCAACAAACGGATGGTTAATACTTCTTTATTTGAAAATGACAACTGCCCAAAACGTATATAATTAGAGGTTTCATTACCCCTGAAAATAATAGGTGCGGTTTCGTCTAATTCAATTTTTTGGCGTAACGGTAATGCAACCGTTTTATTTTCAGACCATTTTTCATATGCATATTCAGAAACTATTGAACGCCATCGATATAATGAAAATAAATGATCATATGGGACTTTATGGTTCGCATTGAGTGAAAATATCTCAAATAAATTATTGTATCTATTGCAAAAATCAATTTTTTTATTTCCTTTATCTAATTTGGTTAAAATTTTCTGGTATGCATCTGAATAATTACTCCAATATTGAACACCCGCAAATAACCGTTCTTTTAATGATAAATCCATATCATGATGCCAATAAATTAATTGCCATTCATAGTCGCTTGACAATGCATATATCTTTTTTTCATCAATATCAATAATATTATAATTAACATCAATATCATTCCAATTAAAATAATTACATAGGTCTAATTTCACACTAGCACTTATTTTTTCCATCCTATTATTTTCTATATCCATAAAAATCACCTTTTAGTTATTTAAATAAAAATAAATATAATAAAAACGTTGAATCTATATCTTTAACACATAAAAATAAATATTCAAAGGCCAAAATTTAAAGGTATTCAAAATTAAGAATTATTTTTTTATCTTTATATCTCAATTGAATTACAGTTCATTAAAATAATTTAAATTATATTTATATATTAACTATTGGAGATCATATGAAACAAGATTGGCACTCGGCTGATATTATTGCAGCAATAAAGAAAAAAGGTTCTTCTCTTTCACAAATATCACGTTCAGCAGGGTTAAACTCATCAACATTAAATAACGCCCTATCAAGACGCTGGCCAAAAGGAGAGCGCATTATTGCCGAGTTTTTGGGTGTTGCACCATCTGAAATTTGGCCATCGCGTTATAACGAAAAATAACATAAGAATTGTTTTCTCTATGTCCCCCAAAATATCAAAAAAAGCGGGTAACTTTCTCTGTCACCCGCTTATTATTCATTTTTAATTAAAAAATGCTTAATTTGAAAGCTAACTTGATACTTTTAAACCAATTAGCCCTGTAATAATCAAGGCAAGGCTTAATAAGCGAAACATATTCGCTGATTCCCCAAGGAAAATAATCCCAACAATTGCCGTACCCACAGCACCAATACCGGTCCAAATCGCATAAGCCGTGCCGACAGGCAAATCACGCATGGCATAAGCCAATAGCCCCATACTCGCAATAATAGCGATAATAGTGATGATACTTGGTGTTAAACGGGTAAAACCGTGGGTATATTTTAAGCCAACAGCCCATACCACTTCTAATAAACCTGCAAATAAAAGGATAATCCAGGCCATTGCTGGTTACTCCCGTTAAATACTTGGGGCCGTCCCCATAATTAAATGACGTTTTTCAGGTCGTCCTGAATACGTGTGATGTGAGAACACATTATAAACATTCACAGACCCAGACTCAAACAACCAAAAATAACAAATAAGTGCAAATTAACAATAATATTTAACATTTTTATACTGTATTTTATAATTAAGCATCATAACCATCGCACTCAAAATTATACGCAGGTAAAGTAGGTCTCTTATCTGGCAAGTTCATCGAGAAAATAGCATGAGTCTCAGAGACATCTTACTCGCCCTTTGTGTCGTGGTTATTTGGGGTGTTAACTTCGTTATCATTAAACTCGGCGTGACCGCACTTCCGCCATTATTATTAGGCGCATTACGCTTCATGTTTGTAGCCTTTCCCGCTATTTTTATTTTTAGACGCCCTAAAATTCCATTCAAATTATTGCTTCTCTATGGGCTAACGATTAGCTTTGGTCAATTCGCCTTCTTATTTTGTGCTATTCGAGTTGGTATG
It includes:
- a CDS encoding helix-turn-helix transcriptional regulator, producing MNIENKHLELSCSGFGDKFLKYFDWNDIDVTYSRVDLINHSVRTISSNYNWVIMVWDDDLDKKVKERLIPGIQYWNNYSAEFQKTLSKTDKKEMKVDFCTQYGGVYEITSINSRKKFSSNELLELYKLRAVISDYSQHVWKDNENIILPLRADISLSQQIEDNNRDILDFHHYMRFGNIRFTRKEMITIRLLLSHCRVKEISYIQGCSEATENKRILRIKEKLGCSYTSPSGLFQALKENGITLACLESLVSYP
- a CDS encoding MFS transporter produces the protein MKWKLRFGAVVGNSLEFYDFAIFAAISSYLSAELTRLGYQQATELVWGIFALRFLIRPLGGYVIGRYADKVGKKPAMILVSILTGSATLCMAFLPIELLGVYTPLAILFLQMLLSFSYAGESPSLSTYLYKDSKPQERGRISALLTGSAVVGVIGSLGVVFILENILDPETMQRVGWRIPLLLGLGNILICFWFRYRLPDQPIEYDGRQKIDWLKVFNILLVVIPGSVIFYTLNFSSSFLLKELELEEFKSIYSMISSTLLLLLMAIVGWLTDKYSYAERVFNLGVKLAAILSIPIYYLMSTKVLSLVLISQSSIIIISAMVLCNWNYAVAKPANGQVTTLSMGYNLASTIIGGVTPLIINYLVLIDVSLVGVFVSLSSLTLFVSLLLSKKQRLLTI
- a CDS encoding helix-turn-helix domain-containing protein; this encodes MKQDWHSADIIAAIKKKGSSLSQISRSAGLNSSTLNNALSRRWPKGERIIAEFLGVAPSEIWPSRYNEK
- the sugE gene encoding quaternary ammonium compound efflux SMR transporter SugE, translating into MAWIILLFAGLLEVVWAVGLKYTHGFTRLTPSIITIIAIIASMGLLAYAMRDLPVGTAYAIWTGIGAVGTAIVGIIFLGESANMFRLLSLALIITGLIGLKVSS